A stretch of the Vicinamibacteria bacterium genome encodes the following:
- a CDS encoding SET domain-containing protein-lysine N-methyltransferase, producing the protein MTSWFNPKTEKRVSHIQGRGLFARDAIAAGEIVAVKGGSIMDRSTLAVVGSEIAAAEIQVEDNLFIAPRTAVEREANMLYLNHSCAPNVGVRGQITFVAMRDVSPGSELTIDYAMIDGDPSERMVCSCGTRGCRKVITGEDWRLPELQRRYAGYFSRYIEDRVAVDAGGQTTS; encoded by the coding sequence ATGACCAGCTGGTTCAATCCGAAGACCGAGAAGCGCGTCAGCCATATCCAGGGGCGGGGGCTCTTCGCTCGGGATGCGATCGCGGCCGGTGAGATCGTAGCCGTCAAGGGCGGCTCCATCATGGACCGCTCGACCTTGGCCGTGGTCGGGTCGGAGATCGCGGCCGCCGAGATTCAGGTCGAGGACAATCTGTTCATCGCGCCGCGCACCGCGGTGGAGCGCGAAGCGAACATGCTTTACCTCAACCACTCGTGTGCCCCGAACGTCGGAGTGCGCGGCCAGATTACATTCGTCGCGATGCGCGATGTCTCGCCAGGATCTGAGCTCACGATCGACTACGCGATGATTGACGGCGATCCCTCTGAGCGAATGGTGTGCTCGTGTGGCACACGTGGGTGCCGCAAGGTGATCACGGGGGAGGACTGGCGCTTGCCCGAGCTGCAACGGAGGTACGCGGGCTACTTTTCTCGGTACATCGAGGATCGGGTTGCTGTCGACGCGGGCGGCCAAACGACGAGCTGA
- a CDS encoding DinB family protein: MGSIEGEYRRYKKLGETAMEQLTDEQLSLANTVAGNSIATLVWHISGNLASRFTDFLESDGEKPWRDRDEEFLHRTVPRAELLAKWEKGWAILLQSLAQLDDERLHAPVKIRGVPLSVHEALHRSLAHTSYHVGQIVFLAKALRGADWRYLTIPPGGSAAYNENPFAEKPPRPSP, translated from the coding sequence ATGGGATCGATCGAAGGTGAATACCGGCGATATAAAAAGCTCGGTGAAACGGCGATGGAGCAGCTCACCGATGAGCAGCTGTCCTTGGCAAACACGGTCGCCGGCAACTCCATTGCGACCCTCGTATGGCACATTTCAGGCAACCTCGCGTCGCGATTCACGGATTTCCTCGAATCCGACGGCGAGAAGCCCTGGCGTGACCGAGACGAGGAGTTCCTCCACCGGACCGTTCCCCGGGCTGAACTCCTGGCGAAGTGGGAGAAGGGCTGGGCGATTCTTCTTCAATCCCTGGCCCAACTCGACGACGAGAGGCTGCACGCTCCGGTGAAGATCCGCGGAGTGCCGCTCTCGGTCCATGAAGCTCTGCATCGGTCGCTTGCGCACACGAGCTACCATGTTGGCCAAATAGTCTTTCTGGCCAAGGCGCTCCGAGGTGCCGACTGGAGATACCTGACCATTCCCCCAGGCGGGTCGGCGGCCTACAACGAGAACCCCTTCGCGGAGAAGCCCCCCCGACCGTCCCCGTGA
- a CDS encoding DUF3303 family protein — protein MIFMVIENFRSGQAPEVYRRFRDRGRMAPGGVGYVSSWVDLGFRRCFQVMEADSEALLRAWTAQWEDLIEFEIIPVRTSVEAARAIAPEL, from the coding sequence ATGATCTTCATGGTGATCGAGAACTTCCGGTCCGGCCAAGCTCCTGAGGTGTACCGTCGCTTCCGTGACCGGGGACGTATGGCGCCGGGCGGGGTGGGGTACGTCTCGAGTTGGGTTGATCTCGGATTCCGGCGCTGCTTCCAAGTGATGGAGGCGGACAGCGAGGCCCTCCTGCGGGCGTGGACAGCCCAGTGGGAGGACCTGATCGAGTTTGAGATCATTCCCGTGAGAACGTCGGTGGAAGCGGCCCGGGCCATTGCGCCCGAGCTCTGA
- a CDS encoding TetR/AcrR family transcriptional regulator yields MGALRKSKTKRDVVTEFRHGEILEAARRVFARRGFTEASVEAIAQEAGLAKGTVYLYYASKRALYWAALRHGLLGLGEELARRVAAAESLREKIRAFVDTKVSYFEEHRDFVQIYYAEFANAVAHPCAPLRDFRDFYLQQVGILKAEIREAVRKRAIGRVSEEAAAFAIFDLTRGVIMRRMLGWSRSRPKEDIDFVVDLAWRGLAPR; encoded by the coding sequence ATGGGCGCCCTGCGCAAGAGCAAGACCAAAAGGGACGTTGTCACAGAGTTCCGCCACGGGGAAATCCTGGAGGCGGCCCGCCGTGTGTTCGCGCGCCGGGGCTTTACAGAGGCGTCCGTGGAGGCGATTGCCCAGGAGGCGGGGCTGGCCAAAGGCACGGTTTACCTCTACTACGCCTCCAAGCGCGCGCTATACTGGGCGGCCTTGCGCCACGGGCTGCTCGGCCTCGGCGAGGAGCTGGCACGGCGCGTCGCGGCTGCGGAGTCCCTCCGGGAGAAGATCCGGGCCTTCGTGGACACCAAGGTGTCGTACTTCGAGGAGCACCGTGACTTCGTGCAGATCTACTACGCCGAGTTCGCCAACGCGGTGGCCCACCCCTGTGCACCCCTTCGGGACTTCCGGGATTTCTACCTGCAGCAGGTCGGCATCCTGAAGGCAGAGATCCGCGAAGCCGTGCGGAAGCGGGCCATCGGCCGCGTCTCCGAAGAAGCGGCGGCCTTCGCTATCTTCGACCTGACCCGGGGCGTGATCATGCGGCGGATGCTGGGCTGGTCTCGGTCGCGCCCAAAGGAGGACATCGATTTCGTGGTAGACCTGGCCTGGCGGGGGTTGGCCCCGCGATGA